In the genome of Equus asinus isolate D_3611 breed Donkey chromosome 9, EquAss-T2T_v2, whole genome shotgun sequence, one region contains:
- the SMIM32 gene encoding small integral membrane protein 32: protein MYGDVFNATGGPEAAVGGALALAATVKAEGALPLELATARGMRDGAATKPDLPTYLLLFFLLLLSVALVILFIGCQLRHSAFAALPHDRSLRDARAPWKMRPV, encoded by the coding sequence ATGTACGGCGACGTGTTCAACGCCACCGGCGGCCCCGAGGCGGCGGTAGGCGGCGCGCTGGCCCTGGCAGCCACGGTCAAGGCAGAGGGCGCTTTGCCGCTGGAGCTGGCCACCGCGCGCGGGATGCGGGACGGCGCGGCCACAAAGCCCGACCTGCCCACCTACCTGCTGCTcttcttcctgctgctgctctccGTGGCGCTCGTCATCCTCTTCATCGGCTGCCAGCTGCGCCACTCGGCCTTCGCTGCGCTGCCCCACGACCGCTCGCTGCGCGACGCCCGCGCGCCCTGGAAGATGCGGCCGGTGTAG